The following coding sequences are from one Hymenobacter sp. DG25A window:
- a CDS encoding methylated-DNA--[protein]-cysteine S-methyltransferase encodes MVTTPANPDYQRIAQAIQFLEVNFRRQPSLEEIAAAVHLSPFHFQRLFSEWAGISPKRFVQYLTADFLKARLAEAAPLAEAAEEAGLSAPSRLHDLFVTLEAVTPLEFRTGGAGVQISYGVHDTPFGPALLAATERGICGLHLLHPEHPDPTQALAALHKAWPQAQLQADAARTAPLLARAFAPVAGQPLHLLVRGTNFQVKVWEALLRVPVGQVVSYQHVAQAIGQPRALQAVGSAVGANPVALLIPCHRVIRKEGILGEYRWGSTTKKALIGWEMAQAEQHAAQLA; translated from the coding sequence ATGGTCACTACCCCAGCCAACCCCGATTATCAGCGTATTGCGCAGGCCATTCAATTTCTGGAAGTCAATTTCCGGCGGCAGCCCAGCCTGGAGGAGATAGCCGCGGCCGTGCACCTGAGTCCGTTTCATTTCCAGCGTTTGTTTTCCGAATGGGCCGGCATCAGCCCCAAGCGCTTTGTGCAATACCTGACCGCCGATTTTCTGAAGGCGCGTCTGGCCGAAGCGGCCCCTTTGGCGGAGGCCGCCGAAGAAGCCGGTCTGTCGGCCCCCTCGCGCCTGCACGATTTGTTTGTGACCCTGGAGGCCGTTACGCCACTGGAGTTCCGGACGGGTGGTGCCGGCGTACAAATCAGCTACGGCGTGCACGACACCCCTTTTGGCCCGGCCCTGCTGGCCGCCACCGAGCGGGGTATCTGCGGGCTGCACCTACTGCATCCGGAGCACCCAGACCCAACTCAGGCCTTGGCGGCGCTGCACAAAGCCTGGCCCCAGGCCCAACTGCAGGCAGATGCTGCCCGCACGGCTCCGCTGCTGGCGCGGGCGTTTGCGCCGGTGGCTGGCCAGCCCCTGCATCTGCTGGTGCGCGGTACCAATTTCCAGGTGAAAGTGTGGGAGGCGCTCTTGCGGGTGCCGGTGGGGCAGGTAGTCAGCTACCAGCACGTAGCGCAGGCCATTGGGCAGCCGCGGGCCCTGCAGGCCGTAGGCTCTGCCGTAGGCGCCAACCCGGTGGCCCTGCTGATTCCCTGCCACCGGGTTATCCGGAAGGAAGGCATATTGGGCGAGTACCGCTGGGGCTCCACCACCAAAAAAGCCCTGATTGGCTGGGAAATGGCCCAGGCAGAGCAACATGCCGCGCAACTTGCGTAG
- a CDS encoding DUF4159 domain-containing protein, with the protein MLKRLLITVLLLLPLLAAGPAAPSFRIAKLHYGGGGDWYANKTSLPNLIQFCNRTLNTNIDPEEGTVELDSPELLTYPFVHMTGHGNVSFTEAEAKNLRHYLTGGGFLHIDDNYGLDRFIRPEMKKVFPELEFVELPFSHPIYHQKYQFPRGLPKVHEHDGKRPQGFGLLYKGRLVCFYTYECDLGNGWEDVGTYPGDTPAIHDAALRMGANLVAYALTQD; encoded by the coding sequence ATGTTGAAAAGACTGCTGATTACCGTGCTACTTCTGCTGCCACTGCTGGCAGCCGGCCCCGCAGCGCCCAGCTTCCGGATTGCCAAGCTGCACTACGGCGGCGGTGGCGACTGGTATGCCAACAAGACCTCCCTGCCCAACCTGATTCAGTTCTGCAACAGAACCCTGAATACCAATATTGACCCAGAAGAAGGAACCGTGGAGCTGGATTCGCCGGAGCTGCTCACGTACCCTTTCGTGCATATGACGGGGCACGGCAACGTATCCTTTACCGAAGCCGAAGCCAAAAACCTGCGCCATTACCTCACGGGGGGCGGTTTTCTTCACATTGATGACAACTACGGGCTGGACCGGTTTATCCGGCCCGAGATGAAGAAGGTATTTCCGGAGCTGGAGTTCGTAGAGCTACCTTTTTCGCACCCCATCTACCACCAGAAATACCAGTTTCCGCGGGGCTTGCCCAAAGTGCACGAGCACGACGGCAAACGCCCCCAGGGGTTCGGCCTACTCTACAAAGGCCGTCTGGTGTGCTTCTACACCTATGAGTGCGACCTGGGCAATGGCTGGGAAGATGTAGGGACTTATCCCGGTGACACGCCGGCTATTCATGATGCCGCGCTGCGCATGGGCGCCAATTTGGTGGCTTACGCCCTCACGCAGGATTAG
- a CDS encoding 16S rRNA (uracil(1498)-N(3))-methyltransferase: protein MPHTFFAPDLTLPAYTLPEDESKHAVRVLRLGLGDAVELVNGRGSIFQAEVEVADAKRCRLRILHEQQVPRRAYQVHLAVAPTKNLDRMEWLVEKATEMGVDTITFLRCARSERRELKLERLQKIAVSALKQSGQAWLPELTELTDFAQFLPTVAAETTFIAHLAEGERTPLSHVVAHGTGCCILIGPEGDFTPQEIEAAFARGIRPVTLGASRLRTETAALAAVHTVHVARELQ, encoded by the coding sequence ATGCCACACACCTTCTTCGCCCCTGACCTTACCCTGCCCGCCTACACCCTTCCCGAAGACGAAAGCAAGCACGCCGTGCGGGTGCTACGCCTGGGCCTCGGTGATGCCGTAGAACTGGTTAATGGCCGGGGCAGTATTTTTCAGGCCGAAGTAGAGGTGGCCGATGCCAAGCGCTGCCGCCTGCGGATTCTACACGAGCAGCAGGTACCGCGCCGCGCCTATCAGGTGCACCTGGCCGTGGCCCCCACCAAAAACCTCGACCGGATGGAATGGTTGGTGGAAAAAGCCACCGAAATGGGGGTGGATACAATTACCTTCCTGCGTTGCGCCCGCTCGGAACGCCGGGAGCTGAAGCTTGAGCGCCTGCAGAAAATTGCCGTCAGTGCCCTGAAGCAATCCGGGCAGGCCTGGCTGCCGGAACTAACCGAGCTGACCGATTTTGCGCAGTTCCTACCGACGGTAGCTGCGGAAACCACCTTTATTGCACATCTGGCCGAAGGGGAACGGACGCCCCTCTCCCACGTGGTGGCCCATGGCACAGGGTGCTGCATCCTCATTGGCCCCGAAGGCGACTTTACCCCGCAGGAAATTGAGGCTGCCTTCGCCCGGGGCATCCGGCCGGTTACCTTAGGTGCCTCCCGCCTCCGCACCGAAACGGCGGCCCTGGCGGCGGTGCACACGGTGCACGTGGCCCGCGAACTGCAATAG
- a CDS encoding S1/P1 nuclease codes for MLKRFFSAALLLLIPAFGWAWGVDGHRAVGRIAEQHLSRKAKREVHRLLGTETLTMVSTWPDEVRYYPDFKHTAPWHYVNTASGLNQEQYLQALKGQTEPNAYNMLQAKLQELKDPSKSQAERVAALKFVVHLVGDAHQPLHAGHAEDKGGNDIKLKFRGKDTNLHSLWDSGLIDYQGLTYTEMACQYDHKLPHQLVHQWQRTPMEQWFWESYQDSEKIYQEAPNGTDIDYNYYPAHSELMKQRIQQAGVRLAEVLNDTFK; via the coding sequence ATGTTAAAACGTTTCTTTTCGGCAGCGCTGCTGCTACTTATTCCGGCTTTTGGTTGGGCCTGGGGAGTAGATGGCCACCGGGCAGTGGGCCGTATTGCCGAGCAGCATCTTTCCCGCAAAGCCAAGCGCGAAGTGCACCGCCTGCTGGGCACCGAAACCCTGACTATGGTAAGCACCTGGCCAGATGAAGTGCGCTACTACCCTGATTTCAAGCACACTGCCCCCTGGCACTACGTGAATACGGCTTCCGGCCTGAACCAGGAGCAATACCTGCAGGCGCTGAAAGGCCAGACTGAGCCGAATGCCTACAATATGCTGCAGGCCAAACTGCAGGAGCTGAAAGACCCCAGCAAGTCGCAGGCAGAGCGGGTGGCCGCCCTGAAGTTTGTGGTGCACTTGGTAGGCGACGCCCACCAGCCCCTGCACGCCGGCCACGCCGAAGACAAAGGCGGAAATGACATCAAACTAAAGTTCCGGGGCAAGGACACCAACCTACACAGCCTGTGGGATAGTGGCCTGATTGATTATCAGGGCCTGACCTACACCGAAATGGCTTGCCAGTACGACCACAAGCTGCCACACCAGCTGGTGCACCAGTGGCAGCGCACTCCCATGGAACAGTGGTTCTGGGAATCGTACCAGGACAGCGAGAAGATTTATCAGGAAGCGCCCAACGGCACCGATATCGACTATAACTACTACCCGGCGCACTCCGAGCTGATGAAGCAGCGGATTCAGCAGGCCGGAGTTCGGTTGGCCGAGGTGCTGAACGATACCTTCAAATAG
- a CDS encoding SDR family oxidoreductase, whose product MTPKLKKLRDQVIVITGASSGIGLVTARMAAEKGARLVLAARSEDALRELTQEIEQKGGRATYVVADVSRQEDVHNIARKALERFGGFDTWINDAGVSIYGKLTDVPIEDMRKLFETNFWGVIYGSLEAVKYLRKHGGAIINVGSILSESTAILQGIYSASKHAVKGFTDGLRMELSMDDLPISVTLIKPAAIDTPYTLHAKNYMEREAQHGPPAYAPEIVAKAILHSCEMPEREITVGGGGKLITGMAHWTPALHDTFMENVFVKQEQAEYAPRPLAQNGLDRPSGTLQERGNYPGHTRETSYYTEATTSKPILRTALAVGAGLALVSLLGRTKKGNGHSTNQVGGRQKELGKFDTQFDYPTVSNPSVH is encoded by the coding sequence ATGACACCAAAACTGAAAAAACTACGCGACCAGGTTATTGTGATAACCGGCGCTTCTTCCGGCATTGGGTTGGTTACGGCCCGCATGGCCGCCGAAAAGGGAGCCCGCCTGGTGCTGGCCGCACGCAGCGAAGACGCCCTGCGGGAACTCACCCAGGAAATTGAGCAGAAGGGCGGCCGGGCTACCTACGTGGTAGCCGATGTAAGCCGGCAGGAAGATGTGCATAACATTGCCCGCAAAGCCCTGGAGCGGTTCGGGGGCTTCGATACCTGGATTAATGACGCCGGCGTATCCATCTACGGCAAGCTCACGGATGTTCCGATTGAGGACATGCGCAAGCTCTTTGAAACCAACTTCTGGGGCGTGATTTATGGCTCTCTGGAGGCAGTAAAGTACTTGCGCAAGCACGGCGGGGCTATTATCAACGTGGGCAGTATTCTGTCTGAAAGCACGGCTATTCTGCAGGGCATTTACAGCGCTAGCAAGCACGCCGTGAAAGGCTTTACCGACGGCTTGCGCATGGAGCTTTCCATGGATGACCTCCCCATTTCCGTTACCCTCATTAAGCCGGCGGCTATTGACACGCCTTACACGCTGCACGCCAAAAATTACATGGAGCGGGAAGCCCAGCACGGGCCGCCCGCTTATGCCCCTGAAATAGTAGCGAAAGCCATTCTGCACAGCTGCGAAATGCCGGAGCGCGAAATCACCGTAGGTGGGGGCGGTAAATTGATAACCGGCATGGCCCACTGGACCCCGGCCCTGCACGACACCTTCATGGAAAACGTGTTTGTGAAGCAGGAACAAGCCGAATATGCCCCGCGGCCATTAGCCCAAAATGGCCTGGATCGTCCCTCCGGCACCCTGCAGGAGCGGGGCAACTACCCCGGCCACACCCGCGAAACCAGCTATTATACCGAGGCTACCACCAGCAAGCCTATTCTCCGGACCGCCCTGGCGGTAGGGGCCGGCTTGGCGCTGGTGTCCTTGCTGGGCCGCACAAAGAAAGGGAATGGGCATTCCACTAATCAGGTAGGGGGCCGACAAAAGGAGCTGGGTAAATTCGATACGCAGTTTGACTACCCAACTGTTTCGAACCCCAGCGTACACTAG
- a CDS encoding NmrA/HSCARG family protein, whose product MADKKIIVVFGATGAQGGGLARAILQDTRSEFAVRAVTRHPESEKAQALARLGAEVVSADIDNPESLKKALQGAYGAYFVTFFWDHFSPEREAAEAGQMAEAAKAAKLQHVIWSTLEDTRRFVPLSDDRMPTLQDKYKVPHFDAKGESDQYFRNLGVPTTFLITSFYWENLLYFGMGPKPGPDGELAITFPMGDKKLSGIAVEDIGKCAYGIFKKGKELIGKTVGIAGEHLTCQQMADSLSKALGKKVVYHEVTPEAYRHFGFPGADDLGNMFQFYRDFADQLSKTRDLKFARELNPQLQTFDQWLAKNAAKLQVEETASASK is encoded by the coding sequence ATGGCTGACAAAAAGATAATCGTTGTATTTGGGGCTACCGGAGCCCAGGGCGGTGGCCTGGCCCGGGCCATTTTGCAGGATACCCGGAGTGAGTTTGCAGTGCGGGCCGTTACCCGTCACCCCGAATCCGAAAAAGCACAGGCTTTAGCCAGGCTGGGGGCCGAAGTAGTATCCGCCGACATTGATAACCCGGAAAGCCTGAAAAAAGCACTACAGGGAGCCTATGGGGCTTATTTCGTTACCTTTTTCTGGGACCATTTTTCGCCGGAGCGGGAAGCAGCCGAAGCCGGCCAAATGGCCGAAGCCGCCAAAGCAGCTAAGTTACAGCACGTCATCTGGTCTACCTTGGAGGATACGCGCCGTTTTGTACCGCTCTCAGATGACCGCATGCCCACGCTGCAGGACAAGTACAAGGTGCCGCACTTCGATGCCAAGGGCGAATCAGACCAATATTTCCGCAACCTGGGCGTGCCCACTACCTTTCTGATTACTTCTTTTTACTGGGAGAATTTGCTCTACTTCGGCATGGGTCCCAAGCCCGGGCCCGATGGTGAGCTGGCAATTACCTTTCCAATGGGCGACAAGAAACTGTCGGGTATTGCCGTGGAAGACATCGGCAAGTGCGCCTATGGGATCTTTAAAAAGGGGAAAGAGCTGATTGGTAAAACCGTAGGCATAGCCGGGGAGCACCTGACCTGCCAGCAAATGGCGGATAGCTTATCGAAAGCGTTGGGTAAAAAAGTAGTGTACCACGAAGTAACTCCGGAAGCATACCGCCATTTCGGCTTTCCCGGAGCCGATGACCTGGGCAATATGTTTCAGTTTTATCGGGACTTTGCTGACCAGCTGTCCAAAACCCGCGACCTGAAGTTCGCCCGCGAACTGAACCCCCAGCTACAAACCTTTGACCAATGGCTGGCCAAAAATGCCGCCAAGCTGCAGGTAGAAGAAACTGCCAGCGCCAGTAAATAG
- the pckA gene encoding phosphoenolpyruvate carboxykinase (ATP) has product MQDPAANVLPRLQPLGFTRTSGPVHLNLTPAELVEQALRRGEGTLTDTGALMADTGKFTGRSPKDRFVVKDASTEESVWWGDINIAFDPAKFEQLQAKMVQYLADKELFVRDAYAGAHPDYQLKLRVVNELAWHNLFCYNMFLRPAEGADTTWTPDFSIICAPGFEADPAVDGTRQSNFAILNFEKKMILIGGTGYAGEMKKGIFGVLNYLLPHEKNTLSMHCSANIGEQGDTAIFFGLSGTGKTTLSADPNRGLIGDDEHGWMPGNAGIFNFEGGCYAKVIDLSQEKEPQIWDAIRFGSIVENTRFVPGTRTVDYNNKEVTENTRTAYPISFIDNAVEPSVGGVPKNIFFLTADAFGVLPPISKLDKSHAMYHFMSGYTAKVAGTEVGITEPQTTFSACFGQVFLPLHPTKYAEMLGKKMEEHDVNVWLINTGWTGGSYGVGSRMKLPYTRAMITAALNGALDDVEFVKHPVFGVEMPVSLAGVPAEILDPRNTWSDKEAYDKTAASLAEKFVHNFQKYADFANEEILAGAPKVAAEAGV; this is encoded by the coding sequence ATGCAAGATCCTGCCGCCAACGTCCTCCCCCGCCTTCAGCCATTGGGCTTTACGCGTACTTCTGGTCCGGTCCACCTGAACCTTACCCCCGCCGAGCTGGTAGAACAGGCCCTACGCCGCGGCGAAGGCACCCTTACCGACACCGGCGCCCTGATGGCTGACACCGGTAAGTTCACCGGCCGCTCGCCCAAGGACCGGTTTGTGGTGAAAGATGCCTCCACCGAAGAAAGCGTTTGGTGGGGCGACATCAACATTGCCTTTGATCCAGCGAAATTTGAGCAGCTGCAGGCCAAAATGGTACAGTACCTGGCCGACAAAGAGCTGTTTGTGCGCGATGCTTATGCCGGTGCCCACCCCGACTATCAGCTGAAGCTCCGCGTAGTAAACGAGCTGGCCTGGCACAACCTGTTCTGCTACAACATGTTCCTGCGCCCCGCCGAGGGTGCTGACACCACCTGGACGCCCGATTTCAGCATTATCTGCGCCCCCGGCTTTGAGGCCGACCCCGCGGTAGATGGCACTCGCCAGAGCAACTTCGCTATTCTGAACTTCGAGAAAAAGATGATTCTGATTGGTGGCACGGGCTATGCCGGCGAGATGAAGAAAGGCATCTTTGGCGTGCTGAACTACCTGCTGCCCCACGAGAAAAACACGCTGAGCATGCACTGCTCCGCCAACATTGGCGAGCAGGGCGACACAGCCATTTTCTTCGGCCTCTCGGGTACCGGCAAAACCACCCTCTCCGCCGACCCCAACCGTGGCCTCATCGGCGACGACGAGCACGGCTGGATGCCCGGCAATGCCGGCATCTTCAACTTTGAAGGTGGCTGCTACGCCAAGGTGATTGACCTGAGCCAGGAGAAAGAGCCCCAGATCTGGGATGCTATTCGCTTTGGCTCCATTGTAGAGAACACGCGCTTTGTTCCCGGCACCCGCACCGTTGACTACAACAACAAGGAGGTAACGGAAAACACCCGCACGGCCTACCCTATCAGCTTCATTGATAATGCGGTAGAACCTTCCGTGGGTGGAGTTCCCAAGAACATCTTCTTCCTGACGGCCGATGCTTTTGGCGTGCTGCCTCCCATCAGCAAGCTTGATAAGAGCCACGCCATGTACCACTTCATGTCGGGCTACACGGCCAAGGTGGCGGGTACGGAAGTAGGCATTACGGAACCTCAAACCACTTTCTCGGCCTGCTTTGGCCAGGTATTCCTGCCCCTGCACCCCACCAAATATGCGGAGATGCTGGGCAAGAAAATGGAGGAGCATGATGTAAACGTGTGGCTCATCAACACCGGCTGGACGGGCGGCAGCTACGGCGTGGGCTCACGCATGAAGCTGCCCTACACCCGCGCCATGATTACGGCCGCCCTGAACGGCGCGCTGGATGACGTGGAGTTTGTGAAGCACCCGGTTTTTGGAGTAGAAATGCCGGTTTCGCTGGCAGGCGTACCGGCCGAAATCCTGGACCCACGCAACACGTGGTCGGATAAAGAAGCTTACGATAAGACGGCGGCTTCGCTGGCAGAGAAATTCGTGCACAACTTCCAGAAGTACGCAGATTTCGCCAATGAAGAAATTCTGGCCGGCGCTCCTAAAGTAGCCGCTGAAGCAGGCGTGTAG
- a CDS encoding peptide MFS transporter — protein MQTTSAALHEQPPVAANSGHPRGLYVLFATEMWERFSYYGMRALLSLYMIKALLMNKEMSSLIYGNYTSLVYLTPLLGGYVADRYWGNRRSILVGGLMMAAGQFALFFSASLYQAGQTDAPQMQLLLFFLGLGCLIFGNGFFKPNISSMVGTLYPAGDKRIDAAYTIFYMGINLGAFMSPLVCGTLGDTGNPADFKWGFLAAGVGMLLGTITFELLKHKYVVTAAGAPLGAKPERSVEHSPVVPTQTDAPVRAETIAQPSKSFASKLPMLIGLFAIVYAAIAWLMNRDWIGALVFSAMIVAPITILTDSTLTAREKQKIYVIFILSFFVIFFWGTFEQAGASLTFFADEQTDRTLGSSVVPASYFQSANALFIIIFAPIFAVLWTWLGKRGAEPSSPLKMSISLMLMAIGYLIIAFGVKGVDATTKVSMFWLITMYMVHTFAELCLSPIGLALVNKLAPARFASLLMAVWFLATAAGNKLAGVLSALYPPGPGEFAKAAKEGINLPNILNGTSQATADVTAKLSSLELTSHWPTFLGFQITSLYDFFMIFVGMSAVASLILFILYKRLYTMMEEPVTA, from the coding sequence ATGCAAACAACATCTGCTGCTCTTCATGAACAGCCGCCCGTAGCCGCGAACAGCGGACACCCGCGGGGCCTGTACGTACTTTTCGCCACAGAAATGTGGGAGCGTTTCAGCTATTATGGAATGCGCGCCCTTTTGTCGCTGTACATGATCAAGGCCCTCCTGATGAACAAGGAGATGTCGTCGCTCATTTATGGTAACTACACCAGCCTGGTGTACCTCACGCCGCTGCTGGGCGGCTACGTAGCCGACCGCTACTGGGGCAACCGCCGCTCCATTCTGGTGGGCGGCCTGATGATGGCAGCCGGGCAGTTTGCCCTGTTCTTCAGCGCTTCCCTCTACCAGGCGGGCCAGACTGATGCTCCTCAGATGCAGCTGCTGCTGTTTTTTCTGGGTCTGGGCTGTCTGATTTTCGGTAACGGCTTCTTCAAGCCCAATATCTCATCAATGGTAGGTACGCTGTACCCCGCCGGCGACAAGCGTATTGATGCCGCTTACACTATCTTCTACATGGGCATCAACCTGGGTGCCTTCATGTCGCCGCTGGTGTGCGGTACCCTGGGCGATACGGGCAACCCCGCCGATTTTAAGTGGGGCTTTCTGGCCGCTGGTGTTGGTATGCTGCTGGGTACTATTACGTTTGAGCTGCTCAAGCACAAATACGTGGTAACGGCCGCTGGCGCGCCCCTCGGCGCCAAGCCTGAGCGCAGCGTGGAGCACTCCCCCGTAGTGCCTACCCAGACTGATGCGCCGGTACGGGCCGAGACGATTGCTCAGCCCTCCAAGAGCTTCGCCAGCAAGCTGCCCATGCTCATTGGCCTGTTTGCTATTGTATATGCTGCTATTGCCTGGCTCATGAACCGCGACTGGATTGGCGCGCTGGTTTTCTCAGCCATGATTGTAGCCCCCATCACCATCCTGACCGACTCCACGCTCACGGCCCGCGAAAAGCAGAAAATCTACGTTATTTTCATTCTGAGCTTCTTCGTTATCTTCTTCTGGGGCACGTTTGAGCAGGCCGGTGCTTCGCTCACTTTCTTTGCTGATGAGCAGACGGACCGTACGCTGGGTTCATCTGTTGTGCCGGCTTCCTACTTCCAGTCGGCTAATGCTCTGTTCATCATTATTTTCGCTCCAATCTTCGCAGTACTTTGGACGTGGCTGGGCAAGCGCGGCGCTGAGCCTTCTTCACCCCTGAAAATGTCGATCAGCCTCATGCTGATGGCCATTGGTTACCTCATCATTGCTTTCGGGGTGAAAGGGGTAGATGCTACTACCAAAGTGAGCATGTTCTGGCTGATTACCATGTATATGGTGCACACCTTTGCCGAGCTGTGCCTGTCGCCCATTGGCCTGGCTCTGGTGAATAAGCTGGCGCCCGCCCGCTTTGCTTCCCTGCTGATGGCGGTATGGTTCCTGGCCACGGCCGCTGGTAATAAGCTGGCCGGCGTACTTTCCGCCCTGTATCCTCCCGGCCCCGGCGAGTTTGCCAAAGCGGCCAAGGAAGGCATCAACCTGCCCAACATCCTGAACGGCACCTCGCAGGCCACCGCCGACGTTACCGCCAAGCTCAGCAGCCTGGAGCTGACCTCCCACTGGCCTACTTTCCTCGGCTTCCAGATCACCAGCCTCTACGATTTCTTCATGATCTTCGTGGGCATGTCGGCCGTTGCTTCGCTGATTCTGTTCATTCTCTACAAGCGCCTCTATACCATGATGGAGGAGCCTGTAACTGCGTAA
- a CDS encoding GNAT family N-acetyltransferase has product MNLPPYDTFPNISGGKTSLRQILSADIADVVEISFYDAIQAKTVEEAAGMQEKINKDYYDGNTIHWGIVENATNKLVGTCGYYRGLNQGEGELGCILLAQFRRHGFMADALQLAIDFGLHNIGLKRIWAITTKQNHKAVKLLERLGFMKVADLSDDEAEYALITNSY; this is encoded by the coding sequence ATGAACTTGCCTCCCTACGATACTTTTCCAAACATTTCCGGCGGAAAAACCTCGTTACGACAAATCCTTTCTGCTGACATTGCAGACGTAGTTGAAATTTCGTTTTACGATGCAATCCAGGCAAAGACAGTAGAGGAGGCCGCAGGAATGCAGGAAAAAATCAACAAGGACTATTACGATGGCAACACCATTCATTGGGGTATTGTAGAGAATGCAACTAATAAGCTAGTGGGCACTTGTGGCTATTACCGCGGCTTAAACCAGGGAGAAGGAGAACTAGGCTGCATATTACTAGCCCAATTCAGAAGGCATGGTTTTATGGCGGATGCCCTGCAATTAGCCATAGACTTCGGGCTACATAATATCGGGCTAAAACGAATCTGGGCCATAACAACCAAACAAAACCACAAAGCAGTGAAGCTGCTGGAAAGGCTTGGCTTTATGAAAGTGGCAGACTTGTCTGATGATGAAGCTGAATATGCACTAATAACAAATAGCTACTGA